The Nocardioides sp. S5 genome includes a window with the following:
- the prcA gene encoding proteasome subunit alpha, translated as MSMPFYVSPEQMMKDRADFARKGIARGRSVVALQYADGVLFVSENPSQALHKVSEIYDRIAFAAVGRYNEFENLRIAGVRLADMRGYAYDRRDVTGRGLANAYAQTLGTIFSSGGEKPYEVEIFVAEIGDSAADDQLYRLTYDGQVADEHGFAVMGGAADVVAGHLEEHYTAGASLDDAIRVAVAALGHSESDDRVIPTGDLEVAVLDRTRTQPRKFLRLRETRLVEVLGRRGAEEPDGASPEDALAGSGPRHSGQDDPADPTDQVSGATPPLEDPVTGEPPVAPPVAPPDSPGAPGSTGTPPTGPGQV; from the coding sequence GACCGCGCCGACTTCGCCCGCAAGGGCATCGCCCGCGGGCGCTCGGTCGTCGCCCTGCAGTACGCCGACGGTGTGCTGTTCGTGTCGGAGAACCCGTCACAGGCCCTGCACAAGGTCAGCGAGATCTACGACCGCATCGCCTTCGCGGCGGTCGGTCGCTACAACGAGTTCGAGAACCTCCGCATCGCCGGCGTACGCCTCGCCGACATGCGCGGCTACGCCTACGACCGACGTGACGTGACCGGCCGAGGCCTGGCCAACGCCTACGCCCAGACGCTCGGCACGATCTTCTCCTCCGGCGGCGAGAAGCCCTACGAGGTTGAGATCTTCGTCGCCGAGATCGGCGATTCGGCGGCGGACGACCAGCTCTACCGCCTCACCTACGACGGTCAGGTCGCCGACGAGCACGGCTTCGCGGTGATGGGCGGTGCCGCCGACGTCGTCGCGGGCCACCTCGAGGAGCACTACACCGCCGGCGCCTCGCTCGACGACGCCATCCGCGTCGCCGTGGCTGCCCTCGGCCACAGCGAGAGCGACGACCGCGTGATCCCGACCGGGGACCTCGAGGTCGCCGTGCTCGACCGCACCCGCACCCAGCCGCGCAAGTTCCTCCGGCTGCGCGAGACCCGTCTCGTCGAGGTGCTCGGCCGTCGCGGCGCCGAGGAGCCCGACGGGGCCTCGCCCGAGGACGCGCTGGCCGGGTCCGGTCCGCGCCACTCCGGCCAGGACGACCCCGCCGACCCGACCGACCAGGTCTCGGGGGCGACGCCGCCCCTGGAGGACCCGGTGACGGGGGAGCCCCCGGTCGCGCCGCCCGTGGCCCCGCCCGACAGCCCGGGTGCACCCGGGTCGACCGGCACCCCGCCGACGGGGCCGGGTCAGGTCTGA
- the pafA gene encoding Pup--protein ligase, which yields MDRRIFGIENEYGVTCTFKGQRRLSPDEVARYLFRKVVSWGRSSNVFLRNGSRLYLDVGSHPEYATPECDDIVDLVTHDKAGERILEGLLLDAENRLHEEGIAGDIYLFKNNTDSAGNSYGCHENYLVGRAGEFSRLADILIPFLVTRQIVVGAGKVVMTPRGASYSVSQRAEHIWEGVSSATTRSRPIINTRDEPHADAERFRRLHVIVGDSNMSETTTMLKVASCDLVLRMIEEGVVMRDLTMENPIRAIREISHDPTGRRKVRLANGREASALEIQAEYLGKARDFVDRRQISTPTIERALDLWERGLKAVESDDLGLVDREIDWVIKYKLIERYRAKHGLSLGDARIAQLDLAYHDIHRGRGLYYLLEKRGAVARVTTDLKVFEAKSVPPQNTRARLRGEFIRKAQERRRDFTVDWVHLKLNDQAQRTVLCKDPFKAYDERVQRLIDGM from the coding sequence ATGGACCGGCGCATCTTCGGCATCGAGAACGAGTACGGCGTCACGTGCACGTTCAAGGGGCAGCGCCGGCTGAGTCCTGACGAGGTCGCGCGCTACCTCTTCCGCAAGGTGGTCAGCTGGGGCCGCTCGTCGAACGTCTTCCTGCGCAACGGTTCCCGGCTCTACCTCGACGTCGGCAGCCACCCGGAGTACGCCACCCCGGAGTGCGACGACATCGTCGACCTCGTCACCCACGACAAGGCCGGGGAGCGCATCCTCGAGGGCCTGCTGCTCGACGCCGAGAACCGGCTGCACGAAGAGGGCATCGCCGGCGACATCTACCTGTTCAAGAACAACACCGACTCCGCCGGCAACTCCTACGGCTGCCACGAGAACTACCTCGTCGGGAGGGCGGGGGAGTTCAGCCGGCTCGCTGACATCCTCATCCCGTTCCTCGTCACCCGCCAGATCGTCGTCGGGGCGGGCAAGGTCGTGATGACCCCGCGCGGGGCGTCGTACAGCGTGAGCCAGCGCGCCGAGCACATCTGGGAGGGCGTCAGCAGCGCCACCACCCGCAGTCGGCCCATCATCAACACCCGCGACGAGCCGCACGCCGACGCCGAGCGGTTCCGCCGCCTGCACGTCATCGTGGGCGACTCCAACATGAGCGAGACCACCACCATGCTCAAGGTCGCCTCCTGTGACCTGGTGCTGCGGATGATCGAGGAGGGCGTGGTGATGCGCGACCTCACGATGGAGAACCCGATCCGCGCGATCCGCGAGATCAGCCACGACCCGACCGGCCGGCGCAAGGTGCGCCTGGCCAACGGCCGTGAGGCGAGCGCCCTGGAGATCCAGGCCGAGTACCTCGGCAAGGCCCGCGACTTCGTCGACCGGCGCCAGATCTCGACGCCGACGATCGAGCGCGCGCTCGACCTGTGGGAGCGAGGCCTCAAGGCGGTGGAGTCCGATGACCTCGGCCTGGTGGACCGGGAGATCGACTGGGTCATCAAGTACAAGCTGATCGAGCGCTACCGCGCCAAGCACGGGCTCTCGCTGGGCGACGCACGCATCGCGCAGCTCGACCTCGCCTACCACGACATCCACCGCGGCCGCGGCCTCTACTACCTGCTCGAGAAGCGGGGCGCGGTGGCGCGCGTGACCACCGACCTCAAGGTGTTCGAGGCCAAGAGCGTCCCGCCGCAGAACACGCGCGCGCGGCTCCGGGGCGAGTTCATCCGCAAGGCGCAGGAGCGCCGCCGCGACTTCACGGTCGACTGGGTGCACCTCAAGCTCAACGACCAGGCGCAACGGACCGTGCTGTGCAAGGACCCCTTCAAGGCGTACGACGAACGGGTCCAGAGGCTCATCGACGGCATGTGA
- a CDS encoding FKBP-type peptidyl-prolyl cis-trans isomerase, whose translation MSRVRSAAVSGVLVLSMLGLAACGSDSSDAQEGGAPLSSVTIEGKQGKAPKVTFDGRLDGSEEEKEVLVEGDGETVADGDTVEANWWIGNGFTQEEAQSTFEQGTQEVELSEDVLPFLRETMIGSTVGDRIVLLTSAEQAFGELGNPSIGIGNKDAVLAVVDILGRSETVPPEPALDGPQGEEKKPAGWAPTLIEEGGVVTGLDFSTAHEPTGELIATTLIKGDGAKVKAGDTLTVDYLGQVYNAEEPFDESYSAQPAEFPIGVGQVIAGWDERLVGRTVGSRVILEIPPAKGYPEGNPDAGIEKTDTLFFVVDILGVS comes from the coding sequence GTGTCTCGTGTACGTTCCGCTGCCGTCAGCGGTGTCCTCGTCCTCAGCATGCTCGGCCTCGCCGCGTGCGGCTCCGACTCCAGTGACGCCCAGGAGGGAGGCGCCCCGCTGAGCTCGGTGACCATCGAGGGCAAGCAGGGCAAGGCCCCGAAGGTGACCTTCGACGGTCGCCTCGACGGCTCCGAGGAGGAGAAGGAGGTCCTCGTCGAGGGTGACGGCGAGACCGTCGCCGACGGCGACACCGTCGAGGCCAACTGGTGGATCGGCAACGGCTTCACGCAGGAGGAGGCCCAGAGCACCTTCGAGCAGGGCACCCAGGAGGTCGAGCTCTCCGAGGACGTGCTGCCCTTCCTGCGCGAGACGATGATCGGCAGCACCGTCGGTGACCGCATCGTGCTGCTCACCTCCGCCGAGCAGGCCTTCGGCGAGCTCGGCAACCCCAGCATCGGCATCGGCAACAAGGACGCCGTCCTCGCCGTCGTCGACATCCTCGGCCGCTCCGAGACCGTGCCGCCGGAGCCCGCGCTCGACGGCCCCCAGGGCGAGGAGAAGAAGCCCGCCGGTTGGGCGCCCACGCTGATCGAGGAGGGTGGCGTCGTCACCGGCCTGGACTTCAGCACCGCCCACGAGCCGACCGGCGAGCTGATCGCCACCACCCTCATCAAGGGTGACGGTGCGAAGGTCAAGGCCGGCGACACCCTGACCGTCGACTACCTCGGCCAGGTCTACAACGCCGAGGAGCCCTTCGACGAGTCCTACAGCGCCCAGCCGGCCGAGTTCCCGATCGGCGTCGGCCAGGTCATCGCCGGCTGGGACGAGCGCCTGGTGGGCCGCACGGTCGGCTCCCGCGTGATCCTCGAGATCCCGCCGGCCAAGGGCTACCCCGAGGGCAATCCCGACGCGGGCATCGAGAAGACCGACACGCTCTTCTTCGTCGTCGACATCCTCGGCGTCTCCTGA
- a CDS encoding WYL domain-containing protein — protein sequence MAQPRAERLMNLHILLLGARRFISKDAIREACYPEHARGPAGDEAFERAFERDKDALRQIGAVIEVGSADAFFDDEIGYRIPTEQTSLPEIRFESDEAAVLGLAAQVWQQATLAKATGRALAKLKGQGVEIDPSRLEVVAPAIAADEPAFEPLWDAVGKRRQVSFPYRRADETEPTTRRIQPWGLARSSGRWYVVGLDVDRGAERVFRLSRIVGPVRATGKSGAYDVPAGTDVRAVARRLSPSFPSVRAEVLLRQGTGVGLRRRAESVTAETDRPGWDLLVVEGPVHELSDEVLTYGADVVVQGPEALRADVVARLRAVAGEAR from the coding sequence ATGGCGCAGCCTCGGGCCGAGCGCTTGATGAACCTGCACATCCTGCTGCTGGGCGCGCGACGCTTCATCAGCAAGGACGCGATCCGCGAGGCGTGCTACCCCGAGCACGCCCGCGGACCGGCCGGTGACGAGGCGTTCGAGCGAGCCTTCGAGCGCGACAAGGACGCCCTGCGCCAGATCGGGGCCGTGATCGAGGTCGGCAGCGCCGACGCGTTCTTCGACGACGAGATCGGCTACCGCATTCCGACCGAGCAGACCTCGTTGCCCGAGATCCGCTTCGAGTCCGACGAGGCCGCGGTGCTGGGCCTCGCCGCGCAGGTCTGGCAGCAGGCGACCCTGGCGAAGGCGACCGGTCGCGCGCTGGCCAAGCTCAAGGGCCAGGGCGTCGAGATCGACCCGTCCCGCCTGGAGGTGGTCGCCCCGGCGATCGCCGCCGACGAGCCGGCGTTCGAGCCGCTCTGGGACGCGGTCGGCAAGCGCCGCCAGGTGAGCTTCCCCTACCGGCGTGCCGACGAGACCGAGCCCACCACCCGCAGGATCCAGCCGTGGGGCCTCGCGCGCTCCTCGGGACGCTGGTACGTCGTCGGCCTCGACGTCGACCGCGGTGCTGAGCGGGTCTTCCGCCTCTCGCGCATCGTGGGTCCGGTCCGCGCCACCGGCAAGTCCGGGGCGTACGACGTCCCGGCCGGCACCGACGTACGCGCTGTCGCCCGGCGGCTGTCCCCGTCGTTCCCGTCGGTGCGGGCCGAGGTCCTCCTGCGGCAGGGCACCGGCGTGGGACTGCGACGGCGCGCGGAGAGCGTCACCGCGGAGACGGACCGTCCAGGGTGGGACCTGCTCGTGGTGGAGGGACCGGTCCACGAGCTCTCCGACGAGGTGCTGACCTACGGCGCTGACGTCGTCGTCCAGGGACCCGAGGCGCTGCGCGCCGACGTGGTGGCCCGTCTGCGCGCAGTGGCGGGGGAGGCCCGATGA
- a CDS encoding WYL domain-containing protein, with protein MSVQAGDTAPDQVARLLALVPYLLARGEVRLDDAATHFGTDADQIERDLRLLFMTGLSPGLPGDLIEVDLDALEGDRVIRVDNADYLARPVRFSPAEATALVVALRTMVEAAPDEARDVIERTLAKLEQAAGQDGEGLLRLHVAPTPLETSAVVPVLESAVRHGRQVEITYHVASRDEESRRVVDPRGLARVEDLLYLDAWCHTAQGDRAFRVDRILAATELDTPVADPGARARDLTGGWFSDAETTTVTLRLAPPARWVIEYYQVRAQRPGPDDTVDVDLEVASEQWVRSLLLRLAPHATVLAPTDLAATISASARAALRHYEANGVDFS; from the coding sequence ATGAGCGTCCAGGCCGGCGACACCGCACCGGACCAGGTCGCCCGGCTGCTCGCCCTGGTCCCCTACCTGCTCGCACGCGGTGAGGTGCGCCTCGACGACGCCGCCACCCACTTCGGCACCGACGCCGACCAGATCGAGCGCGACCTGCGGCTGCTGTTCATGACCGGCCTCTCGCCGGGCCTCCCCGGGGACCTCATCGAGGTCGACCTCGACGCGCTCGAGGGTGACCGGGTCATCCGCGTCGACAACGCCGACTACCTCGCTCGTCCGGTGCGCTTCTCGCCGGCCGAGGCCACCGCACTCGTGGTGGCGCTGCGCACGATGGTCGAGGCGGCGCCCGACGAGGCCCGCGACGTCATCGAGCGCACCCTGGCCAAGCTCGAGCAGGCCGCCGGCCAGGACGGCGAGGGGCTGCTCCGGCTCCACGTGGCGCCCACGCCGCTGGAGACCAGCGCGGTCGTGCCGGTGCTCGAGTCCGCCGTGCGCCACGGACGCCAGGTCGAGATCACCTACCACGTCGCCTCGCGGGACGAGGAGTCACGTCGTGTCGTCGACCCGCGGGGGCTCGCCCGCGTCGAGGACCTGCTCTACCTCGACGCGTGGTGCCACACCGCGCAGGGGGACCGGGCCTTCCGGGTGGACCGCATCCTCGCCGCCACCGAGCTCGACACCCCGGTCGCCGATCCCGGTGCCCGCGCGCGGGACCTGACCGGCGGTTGGTTCAGCGACGCCGAGACCACCACCGTCACGCTGCGCCTGGCCCCGCCGGCGCGCTGGGTGATCGAGTACTACCAGGTGCGCGCGCAACGCCCCGGTCCCGACGACACGGTCGACGTCGACCTCGAGGTCGCGAGCGAGCAGTGGGTGCGGTCGCTGCTCCTGCGCCTGGCGCCCCACGCCACCGTGCTGGCCCCCACCGACCTGGCCGCAACGATCTCGGCGTCCGCACGTGCGGCGCTCCGCCACTATGAGGCGAACGGCGTAGACTTCTCCTGA
- the tatA gene encoding Sec-independent protein translocase subunit TatA: protein MINPMVGMPQGLEWLVILAIVVLVFGAAKLPDLARSSGQALRIFKTETKGLRDDKDDADEQKTPEQLEIEHRDQTQATAHNEASGEVLRERRDDTTA from the coding sequence ATGATCAACCCCATGGTCGGCATGCCGCAGGGTCTGGAGTGGCTGGTGATCCTCGCGATCGTCGTGCTCGTCTTCGGCGCGGCCAAGCTCCCCGACCTCGCCCGCAGCTCCGGTCAGGCGCTGCGCATCTTCAAGACCGAGACCAAGGGCCTGCGCGACGACAAGGACGACGCCGACGAGCAGAAGACGCCCGAGCAGCTCGAGATCGAGCACCGTGACCAGACGCAGGCCACGGCACACAACGAGGCCTCGGGCGAGGTGCTGCGCGAGCGGCGCGACGACACCACCGCCTGA
- the tatC gene encoding twin-arginine translocase subunit TatC has protein sequence MRISGLIGLFKGPSPEAVGPDGRMALSDHFREFRARLLRVMLVFTVALVVALVFRHALLDLVVGPYEAAQATLPEGTTNATTRGAGGGLLLWLTLCGFAAGIVTAPYWLYQIWAFVLPGLYAQERRMSRIFAGVAGPLFISGVVLGYVTLQVALEVLIGFNPDNVTNLIDFNDYLQFFTRTLFVFGLAFNIPVFVVLLNFAGVVKGASLKAYRPWIVIGTFIFAAVATPSADPFTMTLMAVPMVVLFFLSEAIARFNDRRRARKAPNAGLGPDELSAI, from the coding sequence GTGAGGATCTCCGGCCTCATCGGTCTGTTCAAGGGACCGTCGCCAGAGGCCGTCGGCCCGGACGGTCGGATGGCGCTCTCGGACCACTTCCGCGAGTTCCGCGCGCGCCTGCTGCGGGTCATGCTCGTCTTCACGGTCGCGCTCGTGGTCGCCCTGGTGTTCCGGCACGCTCTGCTCGACCTCGTCGTCGGCCCTTACGAAGCCGCGCAGGCCACCCTCCCGGAGGGCACCACCAACGCCACCACGCGTGGGGCCGGAGGCGGGCTGCTGCTCTGGCTCACGCTGTGCGGCTTCGCCGCCGGCATCGTGACGGCGCCCTACTGGCTCTACCAGATCTGGGCGTTCGTGCTGCCCGGGCTGTACGCGCAGGAGCGCCGGATGAGCCGCATCTTCGCCGGAGTCGCCGGCCCGCTCTTCATCTCCGGCGTGGTCCTCGGCTACGTCACGTTGCAGGTCGCGCTGGAGGTGTTGATCGGGTTCAACCCTGACAACGTCACCAACCTCATCGACTTCAACGACTACCTCCAGTTCTTCACCCGGACGCTGTTCGTCTTCGGCCTTGCCTTCAACATCCCGGTCTTCGTCGTGCTGCTCAACTTCGCCGGGGTGGTGAAGGGCGCGTCGCTCAAGGCGTACAGGCCCTGGATCGTCATCGGCACCTTCATCTTCGCCGCGGTGGCGACGCCGTCCGCGGACCCCTTCACGATGACCCTGATGGCCGTGCCGATGGTGGTGCTGTTCTTCCTCTCGGAGGCCATCGCCCGGTTCAACGACCGTCGGCGCGCCCGCAAGGCCCCCAACGCCGGGCTGGGCCCCGACGAGCTGTCTGCCATCTGA
- a CDS encoding diacylglycerol kinase — protein MHDPSAPDSVRGREIALLTNPTSGRGRGARHRDVALARLRESGFVVRNLQGRDADEAADLAAGCVADGVEALVVCGGDGLVHLGVQAVAGTGVPLGLIPSGTGNDVARYLALPRTDPVAAADRIIASRTRTIDLARSGDRWFVTVLAAGFDAIVNERANAMTWPHGQMRYNLATLAELRTFRPIHYVLQLDGETVEHDAMLVAVGNGPSFGGGLRITEGALLDDGMLDVVVITQMSKSKLVRSYPRLFTGRIDGVAEYVHRRVRSVTVAAPGIVSYADGERFGPLPLTVECVPGALEVIA, from the coding sequence ATGCACGACCCCTCAGCACCCGACTCGGTCCGGGGCCGCGAGATCGCGCTGCTGACGAATCCCACGTCGGGCCGGGGCCGAGGCGCCCGGCACCGTGACGTCGCGCTCGCCCGCCTGCGGGAGAGCGGGTTCGTGGTGCGCAACCTCCAGGGCCGTGACGCCGACGAGGCGGCCGACCTCGCGGCCGGCTGCGTGGCCGACGGGGTCGAGGCGCTCGTGGTGTGCGGCGGCGACGGACTGGTGCACCTCGGTGTCCAGGCGGTGGCCGGGACCGGCGTACCCCTCGGCCTGATCCCCAGCGGGACCGGCAACGACGTCGCGCGCTACCTCGCCCTCCCGCGCACCGATCCGGTGGCTGCGGCGGACCGCATCATCGCCTCCCGCACGCGCACCATCGACCTCGCCCGCAGCGGCGACCGCTGGTTCGTCACCGTGCTGGCGGCCGGCTTCGACGCCATCGTCAACGAGCGCGCCAACGCCATGACGTGGCCGCACGGCCAGATGCGCTACAACCTCGCCACGCTGGCCGAGCTGCGCACCTTCCGGCCGATCCACTACGTCCTGCAGCTCGACGGCGAGACCGTCGAGCACGACGCCATGCTCGTGGCGGTCGGCAACGGCCCGTCCTTCGGTGGTGGACTGCGCATCACCGAGGGCGCGTTGCTCGACGACGGCATGCTGGACGTCGTGGTCATCACCCAGATGAGCAAGTCCAAGCTGGTGCGGTCCTACCCGCGGCTGTTCACCGGGCGCATCGACGGCGTCGCGGAGTACGTCCACCGGCGGGTCCGCTCGGTCACCGTCGCCGCCCCCGGCATCGTGTCGTACGCCGACGGCGAGCGCTTCGGCCCGCTGCCCCTCACCGTCGAGTGCGTCCCCGGCGCCCTGGAGGTCATCGCATGA
- a CDS encoding DEAD/DEAH box helicase, giving the protein MSTPSSTPSEDQQTPAERYAAFRREQSFPMLKDFSGLYGFELDDFQVRACQEIEQGRGVLVAAPTGSGKTIVGEFAIHLALQTGRKAFYTTPIKALSNQKYHDLVKRYGADNVGLLTGDNVINGEAPVVVMTTEVLRNMLYASSRTLLGLGYVVMDEVHYLADRMRGAVWEEVIIHLPESVTLVSLSATVSNAEEFGEWLATVRGETTTILEEKRPVPLFQHVMVGRRLLDLFASSDVDASAGFVKEGAPVNEELTRIARDDWASTRLMRDRRSPRKGKPGSSKNPRSVGNGRRVWIPSRVDVVERLDREGLLPAIMFIFSRAGCDAAVSQLVQANTRLTTAAERDEIFARVEEASRSLPEEDLHVLGYHEFLDGLTRGIAAHHAGLLPAFKQVVEELFQEGLVKVVFATETLALGINMPARTVVIEKLSKWNGESHANLTPGEYTQLTGRAGRRGLDIEGHGVVLYQPGMNPGEVAGLASTRTYPLRSSFRPSYNMAVNLVHQFGRARSRELLEQSFAQFQADKAVVGLARQVHKAEEALEGYREAATCHVGDFMEYAGLRRLISDLEKGASRERRQDRRGEAAASLGKLRPGDVIQVPAGKFSGLAVVVDPGTSGDEPRPYVVTADRQARRLAMMDFPVPVQSIGRLRIPKSFNGRNPAQRRELANALRSRADSFDAPGPRRTKQESFSDSPTDREIGRLRAELKSHPCHQCPEREDHSRWAERYFKLERDTETLKRRVDNRTNTVARTFDRVCDVLTALGYLDGDKVTERGSHLRRIYTDMDLVAAEAIRAGALDELAPSELAAVLSALVFEARRADDATSPKMPGGQVRPVLAEVVRLWGQLDALERDHKLDFLREPDMGFAWAAWRWAEGDDLDDVLMVTGLSAGDFVRWMKQLLDLCGQVADAAGDTDLRSTARATAKLLKRGVIAYSVLAE; this is encoded by the coding sequence ATGAGCACCCCGTCCAGCACCCCGTCCGAGGACCAGCAGACGCCCGCCGAGCGCTACGCAGCGTTCCGGCGCGAGCAGTCCTTCCCGATGCTGAAGGACTTCTCGGGCCTCTACGGCTTCGAGCTCGACGACTTCCAGGTGCGGGCCTGCCAGGAGATCGAGCAGGGGCGCGGGGTGCTGGTCGCGGCGCCCACCGGCTCCGGCAAGACCATCGTCGGCGAGTTCGCCATCCACCTCGCCCTGCAGACCGGTCGCAAGGCGTTCTACACCACGCCCATCAAGGCACTGTCGAACCAGAAGTACCACGACCTGGTCAAGCGCTACGGCGCCGACAACGTGGGTCTGCTGACCGGCGACAACGTCATCAACGGTGAGGCGCCCGTGGTCGTGATGACCACGGAGGTGCTGCGCAACATGCTCTACGCGAGCTCGCGGACCCTGCTGGGACTGGGCTACGTGGTCATGGACGAGGTGCACTACCTCGCCGACCGGATGCGGGGCGCGGTCTGGGAGGAGGTCATCATCCACCTGCCGGAGTCGGTGACCCTGGTGTCGCTGTCGGCGACGGTGTCCAACGCCGAGGAGTTCGGCGAGTGGCTGGCGACCGTGCGCGGTGAGACCACCACGATCCTGGAGGAGAAGCGGCCGGTGCCGCTGTTCCAGCACGTCATGGTGGGGCGCCGGCTGCTCGACCTCTTCGCCTCCTCCGACGTCGACGCGAGCGCCGGCTTCGTCAAGGAGGGCGCCCCGGTCAACGAGGAGCTCACCCGCATCGCCCGCGACGACTGGGCCAGCACCCGCCTCATGCGCGACCGCCGCTCTCCCCGCAAGGGCAAGCCGGGCTCGTCGAAGAACCCGCGGTCGGTCGGCAACGGGCGCCGCGTCTGGATCCCGAGCCGGGTGGACGTCGTGGAGCGGCTGGACCGGGAGGGGCTGCTCCCGGCGATCATGTTCATCTTCAGCCGCGCCGGGTGCGACGCGGCGGTCAGCCAGCTCGTCCAGGCCAACACGCGGCTCACCACGGCGGCCGAGCGCGACGAGATCTTCGCCCGGGTGGAGGAGGCCTCGCGCTCGCTGCCCGAGGAGGACCTCCACGTCCTGGGCTACCACGAGTTCCTCGACGGCCTCACCCGCGGCATCGCCGCCCACCACGCCGGCCTGCTGCCGGCGTTCAAGCAGGTGGTCGAGGAGCTGTTCCAGGAAGGGCTGGTGAAGGTGGTCTTCGCCACCGAGACCCTTGCCCTGGGCATCAACATGCCCGCCCGCACGGTGGTCATCGAGAAGCTCTCCAAGTGGAACGGCGAGAGCCACGCCAACCTGACGCCGGGGGAGTACACCCAGCTCACGGGTCGCGCCGGTCGGCGCGGGCTCGACATCGAGGGCCACGGCGTCGTGCTCTACCAGCCCGGCATGAACCCGGGCGAGGTCGCCGGCCTCGCCTCCACGCGTACGTATCCGCTCCGCTCGTCGTTCCGGCCGTCCTACAACATGGCCGTCAACCTCGTGCACCAGTTCGGCCGGGCGCGCTCGCGCGAGCTGCTCGAGCAGTCCTTCGCCCAGTTCCAGGCCGACAAGGCCGTGGTCGGTCTCGCGCGGCAGGTGCACAAGGCTGAGGAGGCGCTCGAGGGCTACCGCGAGGCCGCGACGTGCCACGTCGGTGACTTCATGGAGTACGCCGGACTGCGCCGCCTCATCTCCGACCTCGAGAAGGGCGCCTCCCGCGAGCGCCGGCAGGACCGCCGCGGCGAGGCGGCTGCGTCCCTGGGCAAGCTGCGGCCCGGCGACGTGATCCAGGTGCCGGCCGGCAAGTTCAGCGGGCTCGCCGTCGTCGTCGACCCCGGGACCTCCGGTGACGAGCCGCGGCCCTACGTCGTGACCGCCGACCGCCAGGCGCGTCGGCTGGCGATGATGGACTTCCCCGTGCCGGTGCAGTCGATCGGCCGGCTCCGGATCCCCAAGTCGTTCAACGGCCGCAACCCGGCCCAGCGCCGCGAGCTCGCCAACGCGCTGCGCTCGCGCGCCGACTCCTTCGACGCGCCCGGCCCACGGCGTACGAAGCAGGAGTCCTTCAGCGACTCGCCCACCGACCGCGAGATCGGGCGGCTGCGCGCCGAGCTGAAGTCCCACCCGTGCCACCAGTGCCCCGAGCGCGAGGACCACTCGCGGTGGGCCGAGCGCTACTTCAAGCTCGAGCGCGACACCGAGACGCTCAAGCGTCGCGTCGACAACCGCACCAACACCGTCGCGCGCACCTTCGACCGGGTCTGCGACGTCCTCACCGCCCTCGGCTACCTCGATGGCGACAAGGTGACCGAGCGGGGCTCGCACCTGCGCCGGATCTACACCGACATGGACCTCGTCGCCGCCGAGGCGATCCGGGCCGGAGCGCTCGACGAGCTGGCGCCCTCGGAGCTCGCCGCGGTGCTGTCGGCGCTGGTCTTCGAGGCGCGACGGGCCGACGACGCCACCTCGCCCAAGATGCCGGGTGGCCAGGTGCGTCCGGTGCTGGCCGAGGTCGTACGCCTCTGGGGCCAGCTCGACGCTCTCGAGCGCGACCACAAGCTCGACTTCCTCCGGGAGCCCGACATGGGGTTCGCGTGGGCGGCGTGGCGCTGGGCGGAGGGCGACGACCTCGACGACGTCCTGATGGTCACTGGCCTCTCGGCCGGAGACTTCGTGCGCTGGATGAAGCAGCTGCTCGACCTCTGCGGCCAGGTCGCCGACGCGGCCGGGGACACCGACCTGCGCTCCACGGCCCGGGCCACGGCCAAGCTGCTGAAGCGCGGCGTCATCGCCTACAGCGTGCTGGCGGAGTGA